A stretch of Lathyrus oleraceus cultivar Zhongwan6 chromosome 6, CAAS_Psat_ZW6_1.0, whole genome shotgun sequence DNA encodes these proteins:
- the LOC127093288 gene encoding gibberellin 20 oxidase 2 — protein sequence MDSGLCLVSSNHQEILHQNHFYDPSWLQKQCKVPTNFVWPKEYLVNANEEFQAPLIDLDGFLKGNEEATNNAAKLISKACSTHGFFQVINHGVDLSLVGEAYDQMDAFFKLPIDKKLGVRKMKGSMWGYSGAHADRFSSKLPWKETLSFPFHDNNSFEPVVTNYFNSTSLGEDFQQTGVSFQKYCEAMKKLGMKVMEILAISLGVDRLHYKYLFEDGCSIMRCNYYPSCQEPSVALGTGPHCDPTTLTILHQDQVGGLDVFADQKWQTVRPRSDAFVVNIGDTFTALSNGRYKSCLHRAVVNRYKERRSLAFFLCPKQDKMVRPPQDIVVIDGTKKYPDFTWSQLLHFTQNYYRADEATLQNFTKWLLSSNTRNHLP from the exons ATGGATTCCGGTCTCTGCTTAGTGTCTAGTAACCACCAAGAAATACTTCATCAAAACCATTTCTACGACCCATCTTGGTTACAAAAACAATGTAAGGTTCCAACCAACTTCGTTTGGCCAAAAGAGTATCTAGTAAACGCAAATGAAGAGTTTCAAGCACCATTGATAGACCTTGATGGATTCCTTAAAGGCAACGAAGAAGCCACAAACAATGCTGCCAAGTTAATCTCTAAAGCTTGTTCAACACATGGTTTTTTTCAAGTGATTAATCATGGTGTTGATTTGAGTCTTGTTGGTGAAGCTTATGATCAAATGGATGCTTTTTTTAAGCTTCCGATTGATAAGAAACTTGGTGTTCGTAAGATGAAGGGCTCTATGTGGGGCTATTCTGGTGCTCATGCTGATAGATTCTCCTCCAAGTTGCCATGGAAGGAAACACTTTCTTTTCCATTTCATGATAATAATTCCTTTGAACCTGTTGTTACTAACTACTTTAACTCCACGTCTTTGGGAGAAGATTTTCAACAAACTGG GGTGTCATTCCAGAAGTACTGTGAAGCAATGAAGAAGTTAGGGATGAAAGTGATGGAGATATTGGCAATAAGCTTAGGAGTTGATAGATTACATTATAAGTACTTATTTGAAGATGGTTGTTCCATAATGAGATGCAACTATTATCCATCATGCCAAGAACCAAGTGTTGCATTAGGTACAGGACCACATTGTGACCCAACAACGTTAACAATACTTCATCAAGATCAAGTTGGAGGTCTTGATGTCTTTGCTGATCAGAAATGGCAGACAGTTAGACCTCGTTCAGACGCATTTGTTGTTAACATCGGCGATACATTCACG GCATTATCAAATGGGAGATACAAGAGTTGTTTGCATAGGGCAGTGGTTAATAGGTACAAAGAGAGGAGGTCCTTGGCATTCTTTTTGTGTCCAAAACAAGACAAAATGGTGAGACCCCCTCAAGATATTGTGGTTATAGATGGGACAAAAAAATATCCTGATTTTACATGGTCACAGTTGCTTCATTTCACACAAAACTACTATAGAGCTGACGAAGCTACCCTTCAAAATTTCACCAAGTGGTTACTATCCTCCAACACTAGAAACCATTTACCTTGA